A window of the Mesorhizobium opportunistum WSM2075 genome harbors these coding sequences:
- a CDS encoding GcrA family cell cycle regulator — MNWTDERVELLRKLWSEGLSASQIAAQLGGVSRNAVIGKVHRLKLSGRGRATAAPARQKKTAQGSTVQKSVARAASTSRHVTTSIGATALQTQFDAEPVARHYIRPVENVVVPISRHLQLVELTERTCKWPNGDPLSEDFNFCGNEAAETGPYCKYHARVAFQPAAERRRNR, encoded by the coding sequence ATGAACTGGACTGACGAGCGGGTCGAACTTCTCAGAAAACTGTGGTCGGAGGGTCTGAGCGCAAGCCAGATTGCTGCGCAGCTCGGAGGGGTCAGCCGCAATGCGGTCATCGGCAAGGTGCACCGGCTGAAACTGTCGGGCCGCGGGCGCGCAACTGCGGCGCCGGCACGCCAGAAGAAGACGGCGCAGGGATCGACCGTTCAGAAATCGGTGGCGCGGGCTGCAAGCACGTCACGCCACGTCACGACATCGATCGGCGCGACGGCCTTGCAGACCCAGTTCGACGCCGAACCGGTGGCGCGGCACTATATCCGGCCGGTCGAGAACGTCGTGGTACCGATCTCACGGCACCTGCAGCTCGTCGAGCTGACCGAGCGCACCTGCAAGTGGCCGAACGGCGATCCGCTTTCGGAAGACTTCAACTTCTGCGGCAACGAAGCCGCCGAAACCGGCCCTTACTGCAAATACCACGCCCGCGTCGCGTTCCAGCCGGCGGCGGAGCGGAGGCGCAATCGCTGA
- a CDS encoding magnesium and cobalt transport protein CorA, which yields MEYVREFKPAPPQSGIIASGVYTAGRRIADIPIEEAGEWAKKSGHVVWIGLLEPDRELLSRVQAQFHLHELAIEDAEHPHQRPKIEQYGDALFIVARTAQLIEGRVTFGETHLFVGSGYIVSVRHGPSTSYAAVRQHWESCPHSLAKGEDFVLYAILDFIVDNYMPVLEQIEDEVEAIEDKVLLKPMTGPDIERLYMLRRDLLRLRNAALPLVEVCRRLTSADLPQIHSAMHPLFRDVTDHIRTVQEKIDSLREVLAFAFEASLLVGQSQETAISKKLASWAAILAVPTAFAGIYGMNFTDMPELRMEYGYPMVLATIALICAVLYWRFRKNGWL from the coding sequence ATGGAATATGTCCGGGAGTTCAAGCCCGCGCCGCCGCAGTCAGGCATCATCGCCTCCGGCGTCTACACCGCCGGGCGTCGCATTGCCGACATCCCGATCGAGGAAGCCGGCGAGTGGGCCAAGAAGTCGGGACACGTCGTCTGGATTGGGCTGCTTGAACCCGACCGGGAGCTTCTGTCGCGTGTCCAGGCGCAATTTCATCTGCACGAACTGGCGATCGAGGATGCCGAACATCCGCATCAGCGGCCGAAGATCGAACAATATGGCGATGCGCTGTTCATCGTCGCCCGCACCGCGCAGCTGATCGAAGGACGTGTCACCTTCGGAGAGACGCATCTGTTCGTCGGCTCGGGCTACATCGTCAGCGTCAGGCACGGGCCTTCGACATCCTATGCCGCCGTGCGCCAGCATTGGGAAAGCTGCCCGCATTCGCTGGCCAAGGGCGAGGATTTCGTCCTCTATGCCATTCTCGATTTCATCGTCGACAATTACATGCCGGTGCTCGAGCAGATCGAGGACGAGGTCGAGGCGATCGAGGACAAGGTCCTTTTGAAGCCGATGACCGGCCCCGACATCGAGCGGCTCTATATGCTGCGCCGCGATCTCTTGCGCCTGCGCAATGCAGCGCTGCCGCTGGTGGAAGTCTGCCGCCGGCTGACCAGCGCCGACCTGCCGCAGATTCATTCCGCCATGCATCCGCTGTTCCGCGACGTGACCGACCACATCCGGACCGTCCAGGAAAAGATCGACAGCCTGCGCGAGGTGCTGGCGTTCGCCTTCGAGGCGAGCCTGCTGGTCGGTCAGAGCCAGGAAACGGCGATCTCGAAGAAACTCGCCTCATGGGCGGCCATCCTGGCCGTGCCGACAGCCTTCGCCGGCATCTACGGCATGAATTTCACCGACATGCCGGAACTGAGGATGGAATATGGCTACCCGATGGTACTGGCCACCATCGCGCTGATCTGCGCGGTCTTGTACTGGCGGTTTCGCAAGAACGGATGGCTGTGA
- the phoU gene encoding phosphate signaling complex protein PhoU, with product MQSVHIVSAYDEELKYLSKRIAAMGGHAERMVEQAVAALVNADPGLAQKVIRDDAVLDEGQREIDDKAIIIIARRQPMATDLREIVGAIRISADLERVGDLGKNVAKRVVAVTDGRQPTSLFRGLEALANLALTQLKEVLDVYASRSVEKIGFVRDRDNQIDAMYTSLFRELLTYMMEDPRNITPCTHLLFCAKNIERIGDHATNIAETIYYIVTGDQMPADRPKGDKTDKIGFSPPLSAK from the coding sequence ATGCAGTCCGTGCACATAGTGAGCGCCTATGACGAGGAACTGAAATATCTGTCGAAGCGCATCGCGGCGATGGGCGGCCATGCCGAACGCATGGTCGAGCAGGCGGTCGCCGCCCTGGTCAACGCCGATCCGGGACTGGCCCAGAAGGTCATCCGTGACGACGCGGTGCTGGACGAGGGACAGCGCGAGATCGACGACAAGGCGATCATCATCATCGCCAGGCGCCAGCCGATGGCGACGGACCTGCGCGAGATTGTCGGCGCCATCCGCATTTCCGCCGACCTCGAACGGGTCGGCGACCTCGGCAAGAACGTCGCCAAGCGCGTGGTCGCCGTCACCGACGGGCGCCAGCCGACCAGCCTGTTCCGAGGCCTGGAGGCCCTGGCCAATTTGGCGCTGACCCAGCTCAAGGAAGTTCTCGACGTCTACGCGTCGCGCTCGGTCGAGAAGATCGGTTTCGTGCGCGACCGCGACAACCAGATCGATGCCATGTACACGTCGCTGTTTCGCGAATTGCTGACCTACATGATGGAAGATCCGCGCAACATCACGCCCTGCACACATCTCCTGTTCTGCGCCAAGAACATCGAGCGCATCGGCGACCATGCCACCAACATCGCCGAGACCATCTACTACATCGTCACCGGCGACCAGATGCCCGCGGACCGGCCGAAGGGCGACAAGACGGACAAGATCGGCTTTTCACCGCCACTGTCGGCGAAGTGA
- a CDS encoding ATP-binding protein, with the protein MTDLDAEQKGMARTLAVRLWNSRWLLAAGVVAVLIAFAGISAYVLVPALLLLLAAAMLPTAGVRQSFEGAASIEAIGLQRLSGEYLAAAVADPLIIFDHAAIIVHANAAAFAAFGGIAPGISLSLKFRAPEMQALLDGVLSGNVASDVVDYTEKLPVERAYRVSASSVGHGTDLYVLVFKDQSETRRIDRMRADFIANASHELRTPLASISGFIETLRGPARNDPAAREQFLQIMQNQTGRMARLIDDLLSLSRLEMKPYLKPGTEVDLRQTVDSVIDSLAPLARENNVVIERDFADGPLDVPGDRDELFQVFENLLENACKYGQSGGRVVVSIAPGDDGSEPGIDVTIRDFGPGIPEEHIPRITERFYRIDVETSRTQKGTGLGLSIVKHILTRHNARLTIRSEVGKGAAFSVHLPAH; encoded by the coding sequence ATGACAGACCTGGACGCAGAGCAGAAAGGCATGGCGCGGACCCTGGCCGTCAGGCTGTGGAACAGCCGCTGGCTGCTTGCGGCCGGTGTCGTGGCGGTTCTGATCGCCTTCGCGGGTATTTCCGCTTACGTGCTGGTGCCGGCGCTGCTCCTGCTGCTCGCGGCCGCGATGTTGCCGACGGCTGGTGTCCGCCAATCCTTTGAGGGTGCGGCGTCGATCGAAGCGATCGGCCTGCAGCGGCTCTCCGGCGAATATCTGGCGGCGGCCGTCGCCGACCCGCTCATCATCTTCGACCATGCCGCCATCATCGTCCACGCCAACGCCGCTGCCTTCGCCGCCTTTGGCGGGATTGCGCCGGGCATATCGCTGTCGCTGAAATTCCGGGCGCCGGAAATGCAGGCCCTGCTGGACGGCGTGCTGTCGGGCAATGTCGCCTCGGATGTCGTCGACTATACCGAGAAACTGCCGGTCGAGCGCGCCTACCGGGTCAGCGCGTCCTCGGTCGGACACGGCACCGATCTTTATGTGCTCGTGTTCAAGGACCAGAGCGAAACGCGTCGCATCGACCGCATGCGCGCCGACTTCATCGCCAATGCCAGCCACGAATTGCGCACTCCGCTGGCCTCGATCTCCGGCTTCATCGAAACGCTGCGCGGACCGGCCCGCAACGATCCGGCGGCGCGCGAGCAATTCCTGCAGATCATGCAGAACCAGACTGGCCGCATGGCGCGCCTGATCGATGATCTCCTGTCGCTGTCGCGACTGGAGATGAAGCCTTATCTGAAGCCGGGAACCGAGGTCGATCTGCGCCAGACTGTCGACAGCGTCATCGATTCCCTGGCCCCTCTGGCCCGCGAAAACAACGTCGTCATCGAGCGCGATTTCGCTGACGGGCCGCTTGATGTGCCGGGCGACCGCGACGAGCTGTTCCAGGTTTTCGAGAACCTTCTGGAGAACGCCTGCAAATACGGCCAGTCGGGCGGCCGCGTCGTGGTGTCGATCGCGCCCGGTGACGACGGTTCCGAACCCGGTATCGACGTGACGATCAGGGATTTCGGCCCCGGCATCCCCGAGGAGCACATTCCGCGCATCACCGAGCGCTTCTACCGTATCGATGTCGAGACCAGCCGGACTCAGAAAGGCACAGGCCTCGGCCTGTCGATCGTCAAGCATATCCTGACGCGTCACAACGCCAGGCTGACGATCAGGTCGGAGGTCGGCAAGGGCGCCGCCTTCTCTGTTCATTTGCCGGCGCACTGA
- the ppk2 gene encoding polyphosphate kinase 2 — MKKANEDSAAPTSGPLKIRIGGKEREFDIENPELPDWVEDNKLTAGGYPYDKKMKSDEYDETLEKLQIELVKAQAWLQATGKRVMALFEGRDAAGKGGTIFVVRQYLNPRTARNVALTKPTPTELGQWYYQRYVDHFPTAGEFVTFDRSWYNRAGVEPVMGFCTPQQHEKFLDETPHFERMIVNDDIHFFKFWLNIGRETQLERFHDRRYSPLKSWKFSPIDIAGITKWDDYTKARDTMFERTHKEFAPWIIVRANDKRRARLAVMRRILLALPYEGRDLDVVGKEDKKIIGEGPSFLAKEG; from the coding sequence ATGAAAAAAGCCAACGAAGACTCCGCCGCGCCGACTTCGGGTCCGCTGAAAATCAGGATCGGCGGCAAGGAGCGGGAGTTCGATATCGAAAATCCCGAGCTTCCAGATTGGGTCGAGGACAACAAGCTGACCGCGGGCGGCTATCCCTACGACAAGAAAATGAAAAGCGATGAGTATGACGAGACGCTCGAGAAATTGCAGATCGAGCTGGTCAAGGCGCAGGCGTGGCTGCAGGCGACGGGCAAGCGGGTGATGGCGCTGTTCGAGGGCCGCGACGCCGCCGGCAAGGGCGGCACGATCTTCGTGGTGCGCCAGTACCTCAACCCACGGACGGCGCGCAACGTGGCGTTGACCAAGCCCACGCCCACCGAGCTCGGACAATGGTACTACCAGCGTTATGTCGACCATTTCCCGACGGCGGGCGAATTCGTCACCTTCGACCGTTCCTGGTACAATCGCGCCGGCGTCGAGCCGGTGATGGGGTTCTGCACGCCGCAACAGCACGAGAAGTTTCTCGACGAGACGCCGCATTTCGAGCGGATGATCGTCAATGACGACATCCACTTCTTCAAATTCTGGCTGAACATCGGCCGGGAAACGCAGCTCGAGCGCTTTCACGATCGCCGGTACAGCCCGCTGAAGAGCTGGAAGTTCTCGCCGATCGACATTGCCGGCATTACCAAATGGGACGATTACACCAAGGCGCGCGACACCATGTTCGAGCGCACCCACAAGGAATTCGCACCGTGGATCATCGTGCGGGCCAATGACAAGCGCCGTGCGCGGCTGGCGGTGATGCGGCGCATCCTGTTGGCGCTGCCCTATGAAGGGCGCGATCTCGATGTCGTCGGCAAGGAAGACAAGAAGATCATCGGCGAAGGACCGTCATTCCTCGCCAAGGAAGGCTGA
- a CDS encoding enoyl-CoA hydratase-related protein, whose translation MRSEIAMHPQPELRNHTLIVTVSSNDGRPVLDRRAYESLARTFHEAADNDEVRVVVLRGLAGCFCLGGDFSEFLDASKHQKLIAAVTDMFRTLATFPKPILACVDGDAVGVGCTILFHCDMVIASGKSTFRVPFVDFGLVPDAATSILAPQKLGYAGAFRFFCLGDTLRAEDARALGLVAEIVHDGVEEATLGRARQLAKKPVAALLQTRGLLKGNTGALCDRIDQEISLFQQALQDDATLRRLQRIARLAA comes from the coding sequence ATGAGATCGGAAATCGCCATGCACCCGCAACCTGAACTGCGCAACCACACGCTGATCGTCACCGTGTCGTCGAATGACGGCCGGCCGGTGCTCGACAGACGAGCCTATGAAAGCCTTGCCAGGACGTTCCACGAAGCCGCCGACAATGACGAAGTGCGTGTCGTCGTGCTGCGTGGCCTCGCCGGCTGCTTCTGTCTCGGCGGCGATTTTTCAGAGTTCCTCGATGCCAGCAAGCATCAGAAACTGATCGCCGCGGTCACCGATATGTTCCGCACGCTGGCAACGTTTCCCAAACCGATCCTGGCCTGCGTCGACGGCGATGCCGTCGGCGTCGGCTGCACCATCCTGTTCCATTGCGACATGGTGATTGCTTCCGGCAAGAGCACGTTCCGGGTGCCGTTCGTCGATTTCGGCCTTGTGCCGGACGCTGCGACCAGCATCCTGGCGCCGCAGAAGCTCGGCTATGCTGGCGCCTTCCGCTTCTTCTGCCTCGGCGACACGCTCCGCGCCGAGGACGCCAGGGCGCTCGGCCTCGTCGCCGAGATCGTGCACGACGGCGTCGAGGAAGCGACACTTGGCCGGGCAAGGCAGCTCGCCAAGAAGCCGGTCGCCGCCTTGCTGCAGACGCGCGGCCTGCTCAAGGGCAACACCGGTGCGCTATGCGACCGCATCGACCAGGAGATATCGCTGTTTCAGCAGGCGCTGCAGGACGATGCCACGCTGCGGCGATTGCAGCGCATCGCCAGGCTGGCGGCCTGA
- a CDS encoding acyl-homoserine-lactone synthase, with protein MLFCLTTQELMERPDLWEAVHRLRYQIFVEEMGWEDLRRPDGFEVDQFDHDEAVHQIVIRGNEVAGYQRMLPTTRPHLLTEVLTDLSEGTPPSGPNIWELTRYAVAPGFRDGRRGVSTVGTELIAGFVEWGLKRGVDKVIIEFEPMWVLRALQLHFLATPLGYQRTYGNQQVVATLLSFNEHTLDVVRSRRNHHAPVMARGYPDMFGQRRAS; from the coding sequence ATGCTTTTTTGTCTTACAACCCAGGAATTGATGGAACGCCCCGACCTTTGGGAGGCGGTCCATCGACTACGCTATCAGATTTTCGTCGAGGAGATGGGGTGGGAGGATCTGCGCCGCCCGGACGGATTCGAGGTCGACCAGTTCGATCATGACGAGGCGGTGCATCAGATCGTCATCCGAGGCAACGAAGTCGCGGGCTATCAGCGGATGCTGCCGACCACGCGGCCGCATCTGTTGACCGAGGTTTTGACCGACCTTTCCGAAGGCACGCCGCCATCGGGTCCGAACATCTGGGAATTGACCCGCTATGCGGTGGCTCCCGGATTTCGCGATGGCCGTCGTGGCGTCTCGACCGTCGGCACCGAACTGATAGCCGGCTTCGTCGAGTGGGGGCTGAAGCGCGGCGTCGACAAGGTGATCATCGAGTTCGAGCCCATGTGGGTGCTGCGCGCGTTGCAGCTGCATTTCCTGGCGACGCCGCTGGGTTATCAGCGCACCTACGGCAACCAGCAGGTCGTGGCGACGCTGCTCTCCTTCAACGAGCACACGCTGGACGTGGTGCGTTCGCGCCGCAATCACCATGCCCCGGTCATGGCCAGGGGATATCCCGACATGTTCGGGCAAAGGCGGGCGTCATGA
- a CDS encoding helix-turn-helix transcriptional regulator, which yields MGQFDRTLEYIDQLQHAGTAAAVCEKLLGITSDFGLTALMAGTVPQPGTPAGQQKQHVLLCDWPVEWLERYVARNYVDHDPVVSHMKQLQAPFQWREAAQDIRIDKSSGEVMGDAGAFKLRDGLAFPLITLDGQIVMVSLGGEAVELSAAEFGLVSLVSTYAVGRAMQLHTMSGNTIDHVELTPRERECLQWAAVGKSEWEISQILGISEHTSEKHLLNAKSKLGAVNRVQAVAEAIRRGYIS from the coding sequence ATGGGTCAATTTGATCGTACGCTGGAATACATAGACCAACTGCAGCACGCAGGAACGGCGGCGGCGGTCTGTGAGAAACTGTTGGGCATAACATCGGATTTCGGTTTGACCGCGCTGATGGCCGGAACCGTTCCGCAGCCAGGCACGCCTGCCGGGCAGCAAAAGCAGCACGTGCTGCTTTGCGACTGGCCTGTCGAATGGCTGGAGCGCTACGTGGCGCGCAACTATGTCGATCATGATCCCGTGGTCAGCCACATGAAGCAGTTGCAGGCACCTTTCCAGTGGCGCGAAGCCGCCCAGGACATTCGCATCGACAAGAGCAGCGGCGAAGTGATGGGCGATGCCGGCGCGTTCAAGCTGCGCGACGGGTTGGCCTTCCCGCTGATCACGCTCGACGGCCAGATCGTCATGGTGTCGCTGGGCGGCGAGGCCGTGGAGCTGTCGGCGGCCGAGTTCGGCCTGGTGTCGCTGGTGTCGACCTATGCCGTTGGCCGCGCCATGCAACTCCACACCATGTCCGGCAACACCATCGACCATGTCGAGTTGACGCCACGCGAACGCGAATGCCTGCAATGGGCCGCCGTCGGAAAGTCCGAATGGGAGATCTCGCAAATCCTCGGCATCTCCGAACACACGTCGGAGAAACATCTTCTTAACGCCAAAAGCAAACTCGGTGCCGTCAACAGAGTTCAGGCTGTCGCCGAAGCGATAAGACGCGGCTACATTAGTTAG
- a CDS encoding transporter substrate-binding domain-containing protein: protein MLIAVLPLAGARAAEPQVPVLWDAKERLPKPDLSALPRLRFLTTTDFPPFNFLDSSGKLSGFHIDLARAICAELGIVDKCQIQALPWTELEGALEKGEGEAIIAGIAATPQSRQTYAFSRSYLQFPARFIMPKGKALLEPIFDKLRGKRVGVISGSAHERMLRDYFSTVQVVTFDGPEALYSDLKAGKIDAAFGDGMRFAFWLGGSDAAGCCRFAGGPYLAPEYLGTGMAIATRADDPALAAALDYALQEISMKGTFAEFYLRYFPVSFF from the coding sequence ATGCTGATCGCGGTGCTGCCATTGGCTGGCGCGCGCGCGGCGGAACCGCAGGTGCCGGTGCTGTGGGACGCCAAGGAGCGGCTGCCCAAGCCGGACCTTTCCGCGCTGCCACGGCTGCGCTTCCTGACGACCACGGATTTTCCACCCTTCAATTTCCTCGACAGCTCGGGAAAATTGTCCGGTTTCCACATCGACCTGGCGCGCGCCATCTGCGCGGAACTCGGCATCGTCGACAAATGCCAGATCCAGGCCTTGCCATGGACCGAGCTAGAAGGGGCGCTCGAGAAAGGCGAAGGCGAAGCGATCATCGCCGGCATCGCCGCGACGCCGCAGTCGCGCCAGACATACGCCTTCTCGCGCTCCTACCTGCAGTTTCCGGCGCGTTTCATCATGCCGAAGGGCAAGGCATTGCTGGAACCGATCTTCGACAAACTGCGCGGCAAGCGCGTCGGCGTGATATCAGGCTCGGCACATGAGCGCATGCTGCGCGACTATTTCAGCACGGTCCAGGTCGTCACCTTCGACGGACCCGAAGCCCTCTACAGCGATCTCAAGGCGGGCAAGATCGACGCCGCCTTCGGCGACGGCATGCGTTTCGCCTTCTGGCTGGGCGGCTCGGACGCGGCAGGCTGCTGCCGCTTTGCCGGCGGCCCCTATCTGGCGCCCGAATATCTGGGCACGGGCATGGCCATCGCCACGCGGGCGGACGATCCGGCGCTGGCGGCGGCGCTGGATTACGCGCTGCAGGAAATTTCGATGAAAGGCACCTTTGCCGAATTCTACCTGCGCTATTTTCCGGTCAGCTTTTTCTGA
- a CDS encoding tellurite resistance TerB family protein: MPSPSPHEALIYLMVITSASDRDMTDVELARIGDVVRSWPVFEDFNQDRLVPVAQACQKLLHEKDGLEGVLAQVGEALPERLRDTAYAAAFEVAAVDLEMRMEEVRVLQLIRRELDLDTLTVAAIGRAAKARLRTLT; the protein is encoded by the coding sequence ATGCCATCGCCGTCCCCGCATGAAGCCCTGATCTACCTGATGGTCATCACCTCGGCCTCCGACCGTGACATGACCGATGTCGAACTGGCCAGGATCGGCGACGTAGTCCGCTCATGGCCGGTGTTCGAGGATTTCAATCAGGACCGGCTGGTTCCCGTCGCCCAGGCTTGCCAGAAACTGCTGCATGAAAAGGATGGTCTCGAGGGTGTGCTGGCCCAGGTCGGCGAGGCCCTGCCGGAGCGCCTGCGTGACACCGCCTACGCCGCCGCCTTCGAAGTGGCCGCCGTCGATCTCGAAATGCGCATGGAAGAAGTGCGGGTGCTGCAGCTGATCCGGCGTGAGCTCGATCTCGACACGCTGACCGTCGCCGCCATCGGCCGCGCGGCCAAGGCACGGCTGCGCACACTGACCTGA